AAATAATGCCCACACCTTTGCTCTCCCACTATTGCCTTTGAGAGACATCGTGGTTTTTCCAGCCATGGTGGTTCCTTTGTTTGTGGGACGTGACAAATCGGTAAATGCTTTAGAAAAAGCGATGAGTATGGACAAGAAGATCTTCCTGTCCGCTCAAACAAAAGCAAAAATGGATGATCCCCAGGAATCGGACATTCACCGGGTGGGCACGGTTGCCAACATCCTGCAAATTTTGCGACTTCCGGATGGAACGGTCAAGGTTCTGGTGGAAGGCGAGTTTCGTTCGAAAATCATCAATTTTCTTCCCAACAACGAATACTTTCACGTTCACCTGGAGGAGCTTGAAGAGCCCCCGCAGAATCCATTGGAAGTGGAGGCCTTACGGCGCAACCTGCGTTCAGCTTTTGAAAGCTATAGTAAGCACAATAAGAAAATCACTCAAGAAGTGTTGGATGCCGTAGCCGCAGTCGACGAACCTTCTCGCCTGGTCGATACCATCGCAGCCTACATGCCTTTGAAGCTGGAAGTCAAGCAGGCCCTTTTGGAAACCCTGGATGTTTCTTTGAGAATGGAAAGATTGTTCGGACACATTCGGGCCGAAATCGAAATCATCCAGACGGAAGAACGCATCAAGGGCCGGGTCAAAAAGCAAATGGAAAAGACCCAGCGCGAATATTATCTCAATGAGCAGATGCGCGCCATTCAGAAAGAAATGGGCGAGAAGGATGACTTCAAGTCCGAGTTGGAAGATCTTGAAAAACGCATCAAACGGAAAAAACTCACCAAGGAGGCGGGAACAAAGGTACGGGCGGAGTTCAAGAAACTCAAGCTCATGTCTCCCATGAGCGCCGAAGCAACCGTGGTGAGAAATTACATCGATTGGATCCTTTCTCTTCCCTGGTTTGAGAAGACCAGGGACAAGATCGACATCGATGAAGCGGCACGAATCCTCAATGAGGATCATTACGCTCTTGAAAAACCGAAAGAACGGATTTTAGAGTACCTGGCAGTCCAGGCGCTTGTAAAAAAAATCAAGGGCCCCATTCTCTGTTTCGTAGGCCCTCCCGGAGTCGGAAAGACATCCCTCGCCCGCTCCATCGCCCGGTCCATGAACCGAAACTTCATTCGGCTTTCCCTGGGCGGAGTGCGGGATGAGGCGGAAATTCGAGGTCACCGAAGAACCTACATCGGTGCGATGCCTGGAAAGATCATTCAAAGCCTCAAAAAGGTAAAAAGCAACAATCCGGTATTTTGTCTTGATGAAATCGATAAGATGAGTGCAGACTTTCGAGGAGACCCTTCAGCCGCACTCCTGGAAGTGTTGGATCCCGAGCAGAATTTTTCTTTCAATGATCATTATCTGGACCTGGACTACGATCTGTCGGAAATTTTCTTCATTACCACGGCCAACACATTGCATTCCATCCCCGCCCCTCTCAGGGATCGCATGGAAATCATACAGATCGAAGGCTACACCGAACTGGACAAAATGAATATTGCAAAGCAGTTTCTGGTTCAGAAGCAATGTAAAGCCAATGGTCTAAATCCGGAAAACGTGGAATTTCCCGATGAGATTCTGCTCTACATCATCCGCCACTATACAAAGGAATCGGGGGTGCGAAATCTGGAACGGGAGATTGCCTCCGTATGCCGTAAGGTAGCCAAGGAAGTCGTTCGCAGCGGAAAAGCGACTCGAGTGGAATTGACGGAAGAAATCGTTCAGGAATACCTTGGGGTGCCGAAATTCCGCTACGGGCGTGCGGAAGAAAAAGACGAGATCGGTCTGGCTATGGGATTGGCCTGGACGGAATTTGGCGGCGATATTTTGGGAATTGAAACCATTGCCGTGCCGGGTAAGGGCAAAATCACCATTACGGGTAAACTCGGTGAGGTCATGCAGGAGTCCGCGCAGGCGGCGCTCAGCTACGTGCGCTCCCGCGCCACGCGCCTGGGAATTGCGCCGGACTTTTACCAGAATCTGGACATCCATGTGCATGTTCCCGAAGGAGCAATTCCCAAGGACGGTCCATCGGCAGGCATCACAATGGCAACGTCCATCGTATCGGCCTTGACCCGCATCCCGGTAAGAAGTGATTTGGCCATGACCGGGGAAATCACTCTCAGGGGGAGAGTCCTCCCCATTGGAGGCCTTAAGGAGAAGATTCTGGCTGCACATCGAGCTCTTTTGAAGACGGTCCTCGTTCCCAAAGAAAATGCAAAGGACCTCAAAGAGATTCCCGCCAGGATTCTCGAGGAAATTCATGTCGAACTCGTGGAACACACAGACGACGTCTTGCATAAGGCCCTGGCATTGAAAGAGGGTGAAGAACTTTTTCATGAACAGGAATCAGGACAGGGTCCCGTTATTTTCGATGCCAAGAAAACGGCATCAGACGAAATTCGGGCACACTGAAAATAGTCTTTAAAAAACGCTTGACTTTCAAGGGCTGTTCCGGTAAATATTCAAACTCGTTCGGGGGGGAAACAAGTTGTTCGCCCGGGCGTTTTTTGGGGGCGAATAGCTCAGCTGGGAGAGCATCGGCCTTACAAGCCGAGGGTCACAGGTTCGAGCCCTGTTTCGCCCACCAAGAAAGTGTTCCACCATATGCGGGGTCGTAGTTAAGATGGTTATAACGCCGGCCTGTCACGCCGGAGGCCGAGGGTTCAAGTCCCTTCGACCCCGCCAGAAAATTCAAGGAGCCAACAGATCCTATTGGCTCCTTTTTTTATGTTGTACACACGTTTTCCCTTTACCCCGATTTCCGCATTTTTTGAACCCTCCAAATAGAATTCCTCTCTCCTTAAATTCTGCAAAGATATGCCTGCAATGGTTGAGCATTGCATCTTTGTCGGAGTAGCGTGACGTCCCTCGCCGTAACCATTTTTCGATCACGGCGAGATCCCGCTCCGACATGATGATCAAATGTCTTAATTTTTCATGCATAAAAGAACATCGATCGACAATCCGAATAAAGATGTAGTCAAAGGCCTTCACTATATGTAGGACATAAACTACATTTAATAAAAATCCCCCTGTTTTTCAGAGCGATTCCACCTCAGCAAAGTTCGGGTCAACAATAATTCAACTCACTGACATTAAATGATTTATTCTCTTTGTTCGCATTTTTGGCCAATGCAATGGCATGAATTGTGTAAATTCAAGAGCGGTTTCGAATGTAATTGTATTAAATACTTAGAAGCCTGACAAAGGCAAACCACTCGAAAGGGTGGGACGCAAAACCACCGGCCTATGACCTTTTATTATTAGAGGTTGCCAGGTAGCGGGGTTTCCAGGCGGACCAGTACCTCCCCCGGTGCTGAATGCCGCATCGCATGTTGACCTAAAATGGAGGTACTCGAGTGTTTCATTCCAAAATTTCACGTTTTTTCTGCTATATTGATAAGATATTGATTTTGCCATTGGCATTCCTTTCCTTTCTTTGCTTCTTCAACAACTCGGCGCATGCCGCTCAAGTGAGTCTGGCATGGGATCCAAACACTGAAAGCAACCTGGCCGGCTACAAAATCTACTACGGCACTTCCAGCAGGAGCTATGGCGATCCGATATGCGTCATAAATCAAACAACCTGTACCATCGAGAACCTGACAGAAGGTCAAACTTACTATTTTGCGGCAACGGCATATGATACTTTGGGCAATGAAAGTGCTTACTCGGAGGAACTCGTTTACACGGTTCCCGTCTCTGTTTTTTCCAACACCCCGCCCACCGCATCAATCGATACTGTGACCACGACCTCAGATGCACCGGTTACCATCGATGTGCTTTCAAACGATAGAGATGCCGACGGAGATGCTTTGAGCATAAAATCGGTCAGTGTAGCTTCCCACGGAACCACCAAAATCAGTGGCAATAGCGTGATCTACACCCCTGCCGCAAACTACTCCGGCACTGATTCTTTCACCTATATCGTCATGGATACACATGAAGCTACAGCGACTGGTTCCGTAAGCATCAATGTAGTTGCCGTGAATCAACCTCCCACGGCGATTGATAAGAATTTCAATACAGATCAGGATAAACCTTTCAGCGGCACACTGAGCGCAAGTGATCCCGACGGAGATGCTCTGACTTACAAAATTGTGACCGGAGGCTCCAAGGGAACTGTGACCTTGACCAACGCTCAAACGGGAACCTTTACCTACAGCCCCTTTGAAGGCGCTACGGGTATGGACCAGTTTACCTTCAAAGCAAATGATGGAAGCCTGGATTCCAACGAAGCGAAGGCGACCATTTCCATCACGGCATCTTCTGGTAAAATAACAATAGAGACAGGAGACGTAAGTATTGACAACAACTGGACGTACGTATCCTTCAGGAAAGTCTTCTCTGATCCGGTGGTTGTCGCAAAACCCGCTGGCTACAACGACACAGATCCATGCGTAGAGAGAATCCGAAATGTGGGGCCATCCGGTTTTGAAATCCGAATCGCGGAATGGGATTATCAGGACGGGTCGCATGCAAAGGAAACGGTGAGTTATCTGGCAATGGAAAAGGGCAGCTACGTTCTTCCCGATGGTACACTTTGTGAAGCTGGAAGGTTTAATACAGGCAATACCACTTCATTTGGAAGGTTTGGTTTTCGTCAAACATTCCAGATGGAGCCGGTAATCATCACTTCGATTACGACCGAAAATGGAAAAAACACCGTAACGGGGAGAATGCAAAGTATAAAAACGACAGGCTTTGGCTTCAAACTGCAGGAGCAGGAATCGAACACCAAATCCCATGCTCTCGAGACTGTTTCCTATATAGCCTGGGAACCTTCGGCCGGGTCTCTGGGCGCTCTGCATTTTGCTGTAAGCCGCACCGATAAAGTTATGAATTCCGATTGGAACTCTGTGGTCTATGGACAAAGCTTTGAGGGACCACCCGCTCTGCTGGCGGACATGCAGACCACAAACGGCGGCGACACGGCTGGATTGCGTTACTCATCCAAAAATTGCATACAGTCGGAACTCAAAGTCGAAGAAGAGCAGTCCAAAGACTCAGAAACCTGGCATACCACGGAAACAGTGGGCATTATGGCTTTCGAGGAAAACCCATCCAAGCAAAGAGAGGTTGTCTTCGCCGTTAATTCCGGGGGCTCAGAGTATGTAGATGCAACAGGTATCACCTACCAAGCCGACAGGCTTTTCTCCAATGGAGGAACATACGTTTCCACCGCATCCATAGGAGGAACCCCCGATGATCCCCTCTACCAAAGCGAGCGCTACGGCGATTTCGCTTACGCAATCCCGGTTACCAATGGAAATTATCTCATAACGCTCAAGTTTGCAGAAATCTATTGGGATACTGCCGACCAACGCAGTTTCGATGTCCAAATCGAGGGCGCCGAAGCCGTTACAAACCTCGATTTGTTCTCTAAAGTGGGGAAATTCACACCCTACGATATGGTCTTCCCCGTAAGCGTTCGAGACGGGACTCTTGATATCCGTTTCAGAACCGATAAGGACAACGCAAAAATCAGTGCAATTCTTGTTCAGACAAATTAGGCATCATACAAAATATGCTCGCAATGGTTGGTAAAGTTTTCAACCGTTCACTGGATAAAAAATTTCTGCCCCCGAGGAACCTTCATTTCCTCGGGGGCGGTCGTTTTGCGCGATGGCTCTTCTGGATTTCCTCTGAACCAAACAGTTGATGCAGCCGGCAAACGTCCTTTTGATGAGTATCAAATCATTCTGCGATCAAAATGACCATCGACCGGGCCTGCAAAGGATAGATACCCTGCTCTTTCATTATTTTTTCCTTTCCCACTGTTCGTATGTCGTGGGGATAGGATTTGGAGGTGTCGACAAAGCGATGCCAAAAACGGCCGGGAGGCGGAGACGGCAACGTGAAAACTTTCGCCGTTTCTTCAGCGTTGAAGAGGATACACAAGGCCTGCTTCGATTCGTCCGCTTCACCTTTCATGGGGTTGACCATACACCCTAAAGTACGCCCATCGCCTTCCCACTCGGGCACTTTTCCATCCGGACCAAACCAAACGATATCGTCAGCCGTGTAAAATTTTTCTGCGGCCAGCACCTTGTGCCTTTTACGAAAATGAATCATCTCCCGTGTAAACCTGAAAATTTGACGATTTCGCGACAACAGAGTCCAGTCAAACCAGGAGACCTCGTTGTCCTGGCAATAAGCATTGTTGTTTCCTTTCTGAGTCCTTCGAAATTCGTCTCCTCCCAAAATCATGGGGACTCCGCGGGAAATGAAAAGCGTTGCCAGCATATTCTTGATCTGGCGGATGCGAAGACTTTCAATGGCAGGATCGGTCGTTTCGCCTTCGACGCCGTAATTGTCACTGAAATTCTCGTCCTCCCCATCCAGGTTCTCTTCACCATTTGCCTCGTTGTGCTTCAGCTTGTAACTCACCAAATCGTTCAGAGTAAACCCGTCGTGGCAGGTGATAAAATTGATGCTGTTCAAGGGATGCTTTCCGGTACGCTGATACAAATCGGCACTGCCGCATATGCGACTAGCCAGTGCGCCGATCATTCCGGGATCACCTCGCCAGAACCTGCGCACATCGTCCCGATAATGTCCGTTCCATTCAGACCAACGCTGCCCGGGGAAAGAGCCTACCTGATAAGCCCCTCCGGCATCCCATGCTTCGGCAATGAGCTTCACATCCCGAAGAAGAGGATCTTCGGCGATCCTCTCGAGAATCGGCGGGTTGGGCAATATGTCCCCATTGAGGTCCCGGCCCAGTACCGTGGCCAGGTCGAAGCGGAAGCCATCCACATGCATCTCTATGACCCAATGCCGCAGGCAATCCAAAATATAGCCTCTCACAACCGGATGGTTACAGTTGAGAGAATTTCCACAGCCTGAATAATTCCTGTAGAGCCGACGGTTACTTCTCAACATGTAGTAGATGCTGTTTTCCATTCCCCGAAAGTTCAGAGTGGGCCCCCTTTCATCCCCCTCTGCCGTGTGGTTCAGCACAATGTCCAAAATGACTTCTATGCCGGCCCGGTGCAATTCCCTCACCATCGTCTTGAATTCCGTGACCTGGCATCCCAGTTCTCTGCCGCTGGAATAACTTTCCTTGGGAGCAAAAAAGGAGACCGTATTGTAACCCCAAAAATTGCGCAACCGCTCTCCCGTAATGGGGTTCAGCCGATCCAGTTCATTCTCGTTGAATTCTTGAACCGGCATCAGTTCGATGGCGGTAATGCCCAGTTTCTTGAAATAGGGAATCTTTTCGACTATGCCGAGGAAAGTGCCGGGATTCTTGGCGGCCGAAGAGGGATGTATGGTAAGGCCTCGAACATGGGTTTCGTAAAGGATAGTATCGGACCAGGAATGCTTCAGGGGACGATCTCCCTGCCAGTCAAAACGGGTGTCCGCCAAAAGACACTTGGCCATATGCCTGGCATTGTTTTCCGTCGAACAAAAGATATCCAGCTCAGCCGCATAGAGTTGAGCCCCTATGGCAAGCTTGAAATCCCAGTTCCGTGTCCCTACCAGAGCGTGGGCATAGGGGTCCAGGAGCAACTTGTGCCGGTTGAAGCGATGCCCTTCTTCCGGCTGATACGGCCCATCGACACGGAAAGCGTAAATCTGGCCGTTGCCGATTCCTCTGATCCACACATGCCAGATGTCTCCGGTCCGATGCCCTTTCGGATCCAGCTCAATAGAAGCAAACGCTTTTTCATCTTCGGGAGCGTCAAAGAGCTCGAGCCACACTTTCTGGGCATGACGGCTGAAAACGGCGAAGTTGATTCCCCCCTCCACCTCCGAGGCTCCAAACGGAAGCGGTTTGCCAATGCCCACGGCAAAGTCCGCAGGCAATTCTTTCCCTGCACCGGTGAGTTTATGATATTCATGGCAGGCATGAGAAAACCCTCTTGGGCCACCATCTTCTTTCTTACCTTTTGAAACTTTTTTGGCATTGGAAAATTTTCCAGGACCCATTGCACCCCCATATTCCTTGAAGCAGACTTCCAATCAATGCCTTTTTCTCAACCTGTTGGTATTTTTGAATCACAATACCCGAAACGGTTCCCTTTTGCCACCAACCTTACATTTCAAAGAGTGCGACACTTCAAAGAAAGATTTGATCCCAAAAGGCAGACGCGATATCTTGCCTGCACGGGGAGCTTTTATTGCCACAGGTCGTCACCCCAACGATAGCCTCCCCGAATTTTACCCGAATCGTGATAAGAAGTACCCAGGGAATTGCCATACCGGAATCGAGGCCTGATAACGCAATGAATGAAACCAGAGATAGCCTTGCAAACCCTTACCTGAAACAACGGATCATTGCCATCACCCTTTCCTTTGTGGTGGGAATATTGTTGATGGTTGCCAAGTTCTATGTCTACTGGCTGACTCAGTCTTCGGCAATTCTTTCGGACGCGCTGGAATCCATTATCAATGTTGTGGCAAGCGCTTTCGCGTTGGGAAGCATCCTCTTTGCTGCAAGGCCACCGGATCCAACCCACCCCTATGGACATGGAAAGATAGAGTTCTTTTCCGCAGGTTTTGAAGGAGCTCTTATTGTCTTTGCTGCATTCGGCATTGTGCGGGCCGCGTGGCCCCAGATTTTGCATCCCCATCCTCTGCCCCACCTTGAGGATGGGCTCTGGATTCTGCTCGTCGCCAGTGCAGTCAATTTCATCTTGGGCTTTGGCCTGATCCGCACGGGCAAACACACGCATTCCCTCGCTCTGCAGGCAGACGGAAAGCATGTCTTGACGGACGTATACACTTCGGCAGGGGTTCTGGTAGGGCTTGTGCTGGTGCATCAGACGGGGTGGTACTGGCTGGACGGCGCCATAGCCTGTATGGTTGCCATCAATATCCTCATCATAGGGACCAGACTGATGCATGAATCCTTCAAAGGACTCATGCACACCTCCGACCCAGTATTGCTGGAGGAGATCTCAAACCTTATTGCAAAACACCGGAGAGACATATGGATCGACATACATCACCTCCGGGCATGGCGGGCAGGAGACCGGATCTACATGGATTTCCACCTGATCCTTCCACGGGATCTCACGCTGGAAAGGGCCCACCATGAGGTTGAAGATCTGCAGGCCATTTTACGGGACTATTTCAAGGGCAGGGCCGAGGCGCTCATTCATATCGAACCCTGCATTGCCCTTGAATGCCCCATCTGCGGATACGACCCCTGCAATTTAAGAAAACACCCGGTAAGCCATCAGACGTTGTGGAACAGGGAGGCGGTTACCGTTCCCCTTGAAGACGCACAGCGCCCTAACGATGTGGCAAGCAGAGTTCAGATGGGGAGCTCACAAGAAAAGAAAGAGGACACTGAAGCAGAGAATTCTTGACCTTTAAAAGGAGACGCGTATGACTAGCCAGGCAAATCTGGAGCCGGGGATGAAGGGAACGTCATCAGGAATGGTGGATGCACACAATACAGCCATTGCCATGGGGAGCGGAGAGGTAGAGGTTTTCGCGACTCCGGCCGTTGTAGCTCTCATGGAGGCGGCCGCCGTACAATGCCTCAAGGGCCGTCTGGCCGCTGGAGAGACTTCGGTGGGGGTTCGAATGGAACTGTCTCATATTGCCGCCACTCCTGTGGGAATGCAGGTGCGGGCGGAAGCCTCACTGGAAAAAATAGACGGACGTCGATTGTTTTTCCGAGTGACCGCTTATGATGAAGTAGAAAAAATCGGCGAAGGAGAGCATGAGAGGTTCATTGTCCAGAAAGACCGTTTTTTCTCCAGGGTCCTCGGGAAAAAAGAAACCTCCAAATAGAAAACCAGGGAAAGACAAAGGACGGATCACATCTATGACAGGAAAATTGCGCCGGGGCACCATCGACCGCAGGACCAAAGAGACTCAAATCCAGCTGGACTTAGTGCTGGACGGAAAGGGATCTGTTGATCTGAAAA
This region of Desulforhabdus amnigena genomic DNA includes:
- a CDS encoding thioesterase family protein encodes the protein MTSQANLEPGMKGTSSGMVDAHNTAIAMGSGEVEVFATPAVVALMEAAAVQCLKGRLAAGETSVGVRMELSHIAATPVGMQVRAEASLEKIDGRRLFFRVTAYDEVEKIGEGEHERFIVQKDRFFSRVLGKKETSK
- a CDS encoding cation diffusion facilitator family transporter, with the protein product MNETRDSLANPYLKQRIIAITLSFVVGILLMVAKFYVYWLTQSSAILSDALESIINVVASAFALGSILFAARPPDPTHPYGHGKIEFFSAGFEGALIVFAAFGIVRAAWPQILHPHPLPHLEDGLWILLVASAVNFILGFGLIRTGKHTHSLALQADGKHVLTDVYTSAGVLVGLVLVHQTGWYWLDGAIACMVAINILIIGTRLMHESFKGLMHTSDPVLLEEISNLIAKHRRDIWIDIHHLRAWRAGDRIYMDFHLILPRDLTLERAHHEVEDLQAILRDYFKGRAEALIHIEPCIALECPICGYDPCNLRKHPVSHQTLWNREAVTVPLEDAQRPNDVASRVQMGSSQEKKEDTEAENS
- the lon gene encoding endopeptidase La; protein product: MFKLTRNKDDQQNNAHTFALPLLPLRDIVVFPAMVVPLFVGRDKSVNALEKAMSMDKKIFLSAQTKAKMDDPQESDIHRVGTVANILQILRLPDGTVKVLVEGEFRSKIINFLPNNEYFHVHLEELEEPPQNPLEVEALRRNLRSAFESYSKHNKKITQEVLDAVAAVDEPSRLVDTIAAYMPLKLEVKQALLETLDVSLRMERLFGHIRAEIEIIQTEERIKGRVKKQMEKTQREYYLNEQMRAIQKEMGEKDDFKSELEDLEKRIKRKKLTKEAGTKVRAEFKKLKLMSPMSAEATVVRNYIDWILSLPWFEKTRDKIDIDEAARILNEDHYALEKPKERILEYLAVQALVKKIKGPILCFVGPPGVGKTSLARSIARSMNRNFIRLSLGGVRDEAEIRGHRRTYIGAMPGKIIQSLKKVKSNNPVFCLDEIDKMSADFRGDPSAALLEVLDPEQNFSFNDHYLDLDYDLSEIFFITTANTLHSIPAPLRDRMEIIQIEGYTELDKMNIAKQFLVQKQCKANGLNPENVEFPDEILLYIIRHYTKESGVRNLEREIASVCRKVAKEVVRSGKATRVELTEEIVQEYLGVPKFRYGRAEEKDEIGLAMGLAWTEFGGDILGIETIAVPGKGKITITGKLGEVMQESAQAALSYVRSRATRLGIAPDFYQNLDIHVHVPEGAIPKDGPSAGITMATSIVSALTRIPVRSDLAMTGEITLRGRVLPIGGLKEKILAAHRALLKTVLVPKENAKDLKEIPARILEEIHVELVEHTDDVLHKALALKEGEELFHEQESGQGPVIFDAKKTASDEIRAH
- the glgX gene encoding glycogen debranching protein GlgX; translation: MGPGKFSNAKKVSKGKKEDGGPRGFSHACHEYHKLTGAGKELPADFAVGIGKPLPFGASEVEGGINFAVFSRHAQKVWLELFDAPEDEKAFASIELDPKGHRTGDIWHVWIRGIGNGQIYAFRVDGPYQPEEGHRFNRHKLLLDPYAHALVGTRNWDFKLAIGAQLYAAELDIFCSTENNARHMAKCLLADTRFDWQGDRPLKHSWSDTILYETHVRGLTIHPSSAAKNPGTFLGIVEKIPYFKKLGITAIELMPVQEFNENELDRLNPITGERLRNFWGYNTVSFFAPKESYSSGRELGCQVTEFKTMVRELHRAGIEVILDIVLNHTAEGDERGPTLNFRGMENSIYYMLRSNRRLYRNYSGCGNSLNCNHPVVRGYILDCLRHWVIEMHVDGFRFDLATVLGRDLNGDILPNPPILERIAEDPLLRDVKLIAEAWDAGGAYQVGSFPGQRWSEWNGHYRDDVRRFWRGDPGMIGALASRICGSADLYQRTGKHPLNSINFITCHDGFTLNDLVSYKLKHNEANGEENLDGEDENFSDNYGVEGETTDPAIESLRIRQIKNMLATLFISRGVPMILGGDEFRRTQKGNNNAYCQDNEVSWFDWTLLSRNRQIFRFTREMIHFRKRHKVLAAEKFYTADDIVWFGPDGKVPEWEGDGRTLGCMVNPMKGEADESKQALCILFNAEETAKVFTLPSPPPGRFWHRFVDTSKSYPHDIRTVGKEKIMKEQGIYPLQARSMVILIAE
- a CDS encoding Ig-like domain-containing protein; this encodes MFHSKISRFFCYIDKILILPLAFLSFLCFFNNSAHAAQVSLAWDPNTESNLAGYKIYYGTSSRSYGDPICVINQTTCTIENLTEGQTYYFAATAYDTLGNESAYSEELVYTVPVSVFSNTPPTASIDTVTTTSDAPVTIDVLSNDRDADGDALSIKSVSVASHGTTKISGNSVIYTPAANYSGTDSFTYIVMDTHEATATGSVSINVVAVNQPPTAIDKNFNTDQDKPFSGTLSASDPDGDALTYKIVTGGSKGTVTLTNAQTGTFTYSPFEGATGMDQFTFKANDGSLDSNEAKATISITASSGKITIETGDVSIDNNWTYVSFRKVFSDPVVVAKPAGYNDTDPCVERIRNVGPSGFEIRIAEWDYQDGSHAKETVSYLAMEKGSYVLPDGTLCEAGRFNTGNTTSFGRFGFRQTFQMEPVIITSITTENGKNTVTGRMQSIKTTGFGFKLQEQESNTKSHALETVSYIAWEPSAGSLGALHFAVSRTDKVMNSDWNSVVYGQSFEGPPALLADMQTTNGGDTAGLRYSSKNCIQSELKVEEEQSKDSETWHTTETVGIMAFEENPSKQREVVFAVNSGGSEYVDATGITYQADRLFSNGGTYVSTASIGGTPDDPLYQSERYGDFAYAIPVTNGNYLITLKFAEIYWDTADQRSFDVQIEGAEAVTNLDLFSKVGKFTPYDMVFPVSVRDGTLDIRFRTDKDNAKISAILVQTN